A region of Oncorhynchus kisutch isolate 150728-3 linkage group LG29, Okis_V2, whole genome shotgun sequence DNA encodes the following proteins:
- the LOC109874159 gene encoding vacuolar protein sorting-associated protein 29 isoform X2, whose protein sequence is MLVLVLGDLHIPHRCNTLPAKFKKLLVPGKIQHILCTGNLCTKESYDYLKTLAGDVHIVRGDFDENLNYPEQKVVTVGQFKIGLIHGHQVIPWGDMASLALLQRQLDVDILISGHTHKFEAFENENKFYINPGSATGAYNALESNIIPSFVLMDIQASTVVTYVYQLIGDDVKVERIEYKKS, encoded by the exons TTGGTCCTGGTGTTAGGTGACCTGCACATCCCCCACCGATGTAACACCCTTCCAGCCAAGTTCAAGAAGCTGCTAGTGCCAGGCAAAATCCAGCACATCCTCTGTACAGGCAACCTTTGCACCAAGGAGAGCTATGACTACCTGAAGACCCTGGCTGGGGATGTACACATCGTCAGGGGAGACTTTGATGAG AACCTGAACTACCCGGAGCAGAAGGTGGTGACAGTAGGTCAGTTTAAGATTGGCCTGATCCATGGGCACCAGGTTATCCCCTGGGGGGACATGGCAAGCCTGGCCCTGCTGCAGAGGCAGCTTGACGTCGACATCCTCATCTCTGGACACACGCACAAGTTCGAGGCCTTCGAAAACGAGAACAAGTTCTACATCAACCCCGGCTCAGCAACTGGAGCCTACAACGCACTGGAAAG CAACATCATCCCATCCTTTGTATTGATGGACATCCAAGCATCCACAGTGGTGACATATGTCTACCAGCTCATTGGAGATGATGTGAAAGTGGAGAGGATTGAGTACAAGAAATCCTAA
- the LOC109874159 gene encoding vacuolar protein sorting-associated protein 29 isoform X1, translating into MAVHRLVLVLGDLHIPHRCNTLPAKFKKLLVPGKIQHILCTGNLCTKESYDYLKTLAGDVHIVRGDFDENLNYPEQKVVTVGQFKIGLIHGHQVIPWGDMASLALLQRQLDVDILISGHTHKFEAFENENKFYINPGSATGAYNALESNIIPSFVLMDIQASTVVTYVYQLIGDDVKVERIEYKKS; encoded by the exons TTGGTCCTGGTGTTAGGTGACCTGCACATCCCCCACCGATGTAACACCCTTCCAGCCAAGTTCAAGAAGCTGCTAGTGCCAGGCAAAATCCAGCACATCCTCTGTACAGGCAACCTTTGCACCAAGGAGAGCTATGACTACCTGAAGACCCTGGCTGGGGATGTACACATCGTCAGGGGAGACTTTGATGAG AACCTGAACTACCCGGAGCAGAAGGTGGTGACAGTAGGTCAGTTTAAGATTGGCCTGATCCATGGGCACCAGGTTATCCCCTGGGGGGACATGGCAAGCCTGGCCCTGCTGCAGAGGCAGCTTGACGTCGACATCCTCATCTCTGGACACACGCACAAGTTCGAGGCCTTCGAAAACGAGAACAAGTTCTACATCAACCCCGGCTCAGCAACTGGAGCCTACAACGCACTGGAAAG CAACATCATCCCATCCTTTGTATTGATGGACATCCAAGCATCCACAGTGGTGACATATGTCTACCAGCTCATTGGAGATGATGTGAAAGTGGAGAGGATTGAGTACAAGAAATCCTAA